Proteins encoded in a region of the Pseudomonas viciae genome:
- the putA gene encoding trifunctional transcriptional regulator/proline dehydrogenase/L-glutamate gamma-semialdehyde dehydrogenase yields the protein MATTTLGVKLDDPTRERLKAAATSIDRTPHWLIKQAIFNYLEKLEGGATLTELNGSTRADSDDAGEVQADHAHQCFLEFAESILPQSVLRASITAAYRRPEPEVVPMLIEQARLPATMAEATNKLAASIAEKLRNQKSAGGRAGIVQGLLQEFSLSSQEGVALMCLAEALLRIPDKGTRDALIRDKISTGNWQPHLGNSPSLFVNAATWGLLLTGKLVATHNEAGLTSSLSRIIGKSGEPMIRKGVDMAMRLMGEQFVTGETIAEALANASKFESKGFRYSYDMLGEAALTEHDAQKYLASYEQAIHSIGKASHGRGIYEGPGISIKLSALHPRYSRAQYERVMEELYPRLLSLTLLAKQYDIGLNIDAEEADRLELSLDLLERLCFEPQLTGWNGIGFVIQAYQKRCPYVIDYVIDLARRSRHRLMIRLVKGAYWDSEIKRAQVEGLEGYPVYTRKVYTDVSYIACARKLLSVPEVIYPQFATHNAHTLSAIYHIAGQNYYPGQYEFQCLHGMGEPLYEQVVGKVSEGKLNRPCRVYAPVGTHETLLAYLVRRLLENGANTSFVNRIADQSISIQELVADPVASIEQMATLEGGFGLPHPRIPLPRDLYGSDRANSSGIDLANEHRLASLSCALLATAHNDWKAVPMLGCAASQETPAAVLNPSDHRDVVGHVQEATVTDVDNAIQCALNAAPIWQATPPAERAAILERAADLMEGEIQPLMGLLAREAGKTFANAIAEVREAVDFLRYYAVQARNDFTNDAHRPLGPVVCISPWNFPLAIFSGQVAAALAAGNPVLAKPAEQTPLVAAQAVRLLLEAGIPEGVLQLLPGRGETVGARLVGDERVKGVMFTGSTEVARLLQRNIAGRLDNQGRPIPLIAETGGQNAMIVDSSALTEQVVIDVVSSAFDSAGQRCSALRVLCLQEDSADRVIEMLKGAMAESRLGNPERLSVDIGPVIDAEAKAGIEKHIQAMRDKGRTVYQMAIADSDECKRGTFVMPTLIELESFDELQREIFGPVLHVVRYKRKELDQLINQINASGYGLTLGVHTRIDETIAKVIDNVHAGNVYVNRNIVGAVVGVQPFGGEGLSGTGPKAGGPLYLYRLLSTRPTDAIQQSFVRGDALTAPDLRLRDAMSKPLTALQAWADSQKLAELSTLCVQFAAQSQSGITRTLTGPTGERNSYAILPREHVLCLADVEGDLLTQLAAVLAVGGSAVWPETDTSKALFARLPKDIQARIQRISDWAKDEVVYDAVLHHGDSDQLRSVCQQVAKRAGAIVGVHGLSQGETNIALERLVIERALSVNTAAAGGNASLMTIG from the coding sequence ATGGCTACCACCACCCTTGGGGTCAAACTCGATGACCCGACCCGCGAACGCCTCAAGGCGGCCGCAACCTCGATTGATCGCACGCCTCACTGGCTGATCAAGCAGGCAATTTTCAATTACCTGGAAAAACTCGAGGGTGGTGCAACCCTGACCGAGCTGAACGGTTCAACCCGTGCCGACAGCGATGATGCCGGCGAAGTCCAGGCCGACCACGCCCACCAGTGCTTCCTGGAATTTGCCGAGAGCATCCTGCCGCAATCGGTCCTGCGCGCCTCTATCACCGCCGCTTACCGTCGCCCGGAACCGGAAGTGGTGCCGATGCTGATTGAGCAGGCACGCCTGCCGGCCACCATGGCTGAAGCCACCAACAAGCTGGCCGCCTCGATTGCCGAGAAACTGCGCAATCAGAAGAGCGCCGGCGGCCGTGCCGGGATTGTTCAGGGGTTGCTGCAGGAGTTTTCCCTGTCGTCCCAGGAAGGCGTAGCGCTGATGTGCCTGGCCGAAGCGCTGCTACGCATTCCGGACAAAGGTACTCGCGACGCCCTGATCCGCGACAAGATCAGCACCGGCAACTGGCAGCCGCACTTGGGTAACAGCCCGTCGCTGTTCGTCAACGCCGCCACTTGGGGCCTGCTGCTGACCGGCAAACTGGTCGCCACCCATAATGAAGCGGGCCTGACCTCCTCCCTGAGCCGCATCATCGGCAAGAGCGGCGAGCCGATGATCCGCAAGGGCGTCGACATGGCCATGCGCCTGATGGGCGAGCAGTTCGTCACCGGTGAAACCATCGCCGAAGCCCTGGCCAACGCCAGCAAGTTCGAATCCAAGGGTTTCCGCTATTCCTACGACATGTTGGGTGAAGCCGCACTCACCGAACATGACGCCCAGAAGTACCTGGCCTCGTACGAACAAGCCATCCACTCGATCGGCAAAGCGTCCCACGGTCGTGGGATTTATGAAGGCCCGGGCATTTCCATCAAGCTGTCCGCACTGCACCCGCGCTACAGCCGTGCCCAGTACGAACGCGTGATGGAAGAGCTGTACCCGCGCCTGCTGTCGCTGACCCTGTTGGCCAAGCAATACGACATCGGCCTGAACATCGACGCCGAAGAAGCCGACCGCCTCGAGCTGTCCCTGGATCTGCTGGAGCGCCTGTGCTTCGAGCCACAACTGACCGGCTGGAACGGCATCGGTTTCGTGATCCAGGCGTACCAGAAGCGTTGCCCATACGTGATCGACTACGTCATCGACCTGGCTCGTCGCAGCCGTCATCGCCTGATGATCCGCTTGGTGAAAGGCGCGTACTGGGACAGCGAAATCAAGCGCGCCCAGGTCGAAGGCCTGGAAGGCTATCCGGTCTACACCCGCAAGGTGTACACCGACGTTTCCTACATCGCTTGCGCCCGCAAGTTGCTGTCGGTGCCGGAAGTCATTTACCCGCAGTTCGCTACGCACAACGCCCACACCCTGTCGGCCATTTACCACATTGCCGGTCAGAACTATTACCCGGGTCAGTACGAGTTCCAGTGCCTGCACGGCATGGGTGAACCGCTGTACGAACAGGTTGTAGGCAAGGTTTCCGAAGGCAAGCTGAACCGTCCGTGCCGCGTGTACGCTCCGGTGGGTACTCACGAAACCTTGCTGGCGTACCTCGTACGTCGTCTGCTGGAAAACGGCGCGAACACCTCGTTCGTCAACCGTATCGCAGACCAGTCCATCTCCATCCAGGAGCTGGTGGCCGATCCAGTGGCCAGCATCGAGCAGATGGCGACGCTGGAAGGCGGCTTCGGCCTGCCACACCCGCGTATTCCGCTGCCTCGCGACCTGTACGGCAGCGACCGCGCCAACTCCAGCGGCATCGACCTGGCCAACGAACATCGTTTGGCTTCGCTGTCCTGCGCCCTGCTCGCAACGGCCCATAACGACTGGAAAGCCGTGCCGATGCTCGGTTGCGCCGCCAGCCAGGAAACACCGGCAGCGGTACTGAACCCGTCCGATCACCGTGACGTGGTTGGCCATGTGCAGGAAGCCACGGTCACCGACGTTGATAACGCGATCCAGTGCGCCCTTAACGCCGCGCCGATCTGGCAGGCCACGCCACCGGCCGAGCGCGCCGCAATCCTCGAGCGTGCCGCCGACCTGATGGAAGGCGAGATCCAGCCGTTGATGGGTCTGCTGGCCCGCGAAGCCGGCAAGACCTTCGCCAACGCCATCGCCGAAGTGCGCGAAGCCGTGGACTTCCTGCGCTACTACGCGGTGCAGGCCCGCAACGACTTCACCAACGATGCCCACCGCCCACTGGGTCCGGTGGTCTGTATCAGCCCGTGGAACTTCCCGCTGGCGATTTTCAGCGGCCAAGTCGCCGCCGCCCTGGCCGCCGGTAACCCGGTACTGGCCAAGCCAGCCGAGCAGACGCCATTGGTGGCCGCTCAAGCTGTACGCCTGTTGCTCGAAGCTGGCATTCCGGAAGGCGTCCTGCAACTGCTGCCGGGCCGTGGCGAAACCGTCGGTGCTCGCCTGGTGGGTGACGAGCGGGTCAAAGGCGTGATGTTCACCGGCTCCACTGAAGTCGCGCGCCTGCTGCAACGCAACATCGCCGGTCGCCTGGACAACCAGGGCCGTCCGATCCCACTGATCGCCGAAACCGGCGGCCAGAACGCGATGATCGTCGACTCCTCGGCGCTGACCGAGCAAGTGGTCATCGACGTGGTGTCCTCGGCCTTCGACAGTGCCGGCCAGCGTTGTTCGGCGCTGCGGGTCCTGTGCCTGCAGGAAGATTCCGCCGACCGCGTCATCGAAATGCTCAAGGGCGCCATGGCTGAGTCGCGCCTCGGCAACCCCGAGCGCCTGTCGGTAGACATCGGTCCGGTAATCGACGCCGAAGCCAAGGCCGGCATCGAGAAGCACATCCAGGCCATGCGCGACAAAGGTCGCACCGTGTACCAGATGGCAATCGCCGACAGCGACGAGTGCAAGCGCGGCACCTTTGTGATGCCAACCCTGATCGAGCTGGAGAGCTTCGACGAACTGCAGCGCGAGATCTTTGGTCCGGTGCTGCACGTGGTGCGCTACAAGCGCAAGGAGCTGGATCAGTTGATCAACCAGATCAACGCCTCCGGCTATGGCCTGACCCTCGGCGTGCATACCCGCATTGACGAGACCATCGCCAAGGTGATCGATAACGTCCACGCCGGTAACGTCTACGTGAACCGCAACATTGTCGGTGCCGTGGTCGGGGTGCAGCCGTTCGGCGGCGAAGGCCTGTCAGGCACTGGCCCCAAGGCCGGTGGTCCGCTGTACCTGTACCGCCTGCTGTCGACCCGTCCGACCGATGCGATCCAGCAATCCTTCGTGCGTGGCGATGCCCTCACTGCGCCGGACCTGCGTTTGCGCGATGCCATGAGCAAGCCGCTGACGGCCCTGCAAGCCTGGGCCGACAGCCAGAAGCTCGCCGAACTGAGTACCCTGTGCGTGCAGTTCGCCGCCCAATCGCAAAGCGGTATCACCCGGACCCTGACCGGCCCGACCGGCGAACGCAACAGCTACGCCATCCTGCCCCGCGAGCACGTGCTGTGCCTGGCGGACGTGGAAGGCGATCTGCTGACGCAACTGGCGGCCGTGCTGGCCGTAGGTGGCTCGGCCG
- the putP gene encoding sodium/proline symporter PutP: protein MSVSNPTLITFVIYIAAMVLIGLMAYRSTNNLSDYILGGRSLGSVVTALSAGASDMSGWLLMGLPGAIYMSGLSESWIAIGLIVGAYLNWLFVAGRLRVQTEHNGDALTLPDYFSSRFEDKSGLLRIISAVVILVFFTIYCASGIVAGARLFESTFGMSYETALWAGAAATIAYTFVGGFLAVSWTDTVQATLMIFALILTPIIVLLATGGVDTTFLAIEAKDPSSFDMLKNTTFIGVISLMGWGLGYFGQPHILARFMAADSVKSIAKARRISMAWMILCLGGTVAVGFFGIAYFSAHPEVAGPVTENPERVFIELAKILFNPWVAGVLLSAILAAVMSTLSCQLLVCSSALTEDFYKTFLRKSASQLELVWVGRAMVLLVALVAIALAANPENRVLGLVSYAWAGFGAAFGPVVLISVIWKDMTRNGALAGILVGAITVIVWKHFELLGLYEIIPGFIFASLAIYFVSKMGAPTAGMLQRFEAAEKDFRLNQ from the coding sequence ATGAGTGTTAGTAATCCCACCTTGATCACCTTCGTGATCTATATCGCAGCCATGGTCCTGATCGGCCTGATGGCTTATCGCTCCACCAATAACCTTTCCGATTACATCCTGGGCGGTCGTAGCCTGGGCAGCGTCGTGACTGCACTGTCTGCCGGTGCTTCCGACATGAGCGGTTGGTTGTTGATGGGGTTGCCCGGTGCAATCTACATGTCCGGCCTGTCGGAAAGCTGGATCGCCATCGGCCTGATCGTCGGTGCCTATTTGAACTGGTTGTTCGTGGCCGGTCGCCTGCGGGTACAGACCGAGCACAACGGCGATGCGCTGACGCTGCCGGACTACTTCTCCAGCCGTTTCGAAGATAAGAGCGGCCTGCTGCGGATCATCTCTGCGGTGGTGATCCTGGTGTTCTTCACCATCTACTGCGCTTCCGGTATCGTCGCCGGTGCCCGCCTGTTCGAAAGCACCTTTGGCATGTCCTATGAGACCGCGCTGTGGGCCGGTGCGGCAGCGACCATTGCCTACACCTTTGTCGGTGGTTTCCTGGCCGTGAGCTGGACCGACACCGTACAAGCCACCCTGATGATTTTCGCGTTGATCCTCACGCCGATCATCGTACTGCTGGCCACCGGCGGCGTGGACACCACGTTCCTGGCCATCGAAGCGAAAGACCCCTCGTCCTTCGACATGCTGAAAAACACCACTTTCATCGGCGTGATCTCGCTGATGGGCTGGGGCCTGGGCTACTTCGGCCAGCCGCACATCCTGGCGCGCTTCATGGCGGCTGATTCGGTCAAGTCGATCGCCAAGGCTCGTCGTATCTCGATGGCCTGGATGATCCTCTGCCTGGGCGGCACTGTTGCCGTGGGCTTCTTCGGTATCGCTTACTTCTCGGCCCACCCTGAAGTGGCCGGTCCTGTGACCGAGAACCCTGAGCGCGTATTCATCGAGTTGGCCAAGATTCTGTTCAACCCATGGGTTGCCGGTGTACTGCTGTCGGCCATCCTGGCGGCGGTGATGAGCACCTTGAGCTGCCAACTGCTGGTGTGCTCCAGTGCCCTGACCGAAGACTTCTACAAGACCTTCCTGCGCAAGAGTGCTTCGCAGCTGGAACTGGTCTGGGTCGGCCGCGCCATGGTGCTGCTGGTGGCGTTGGTCGCCATTGCCCTGGCCGCCAACCCGGAAAACCGCGTACTGGGCTTGGTGAGCTACGCCTGGGCCGGTTTCGGTGCCGCCTTCGGTCCTGTGGTCCTGATCTCCGTGATCTGGAAAGACATGACCCGTAACGGCGCACTGGCCGGCATCCTGGTGGGTGCGATCACTGTGATCGTCTGGAAGCACTTCGAGCTGCTGGGCCTGTACGAAATCATCCCAGGCTTCATCTTCGCCAGCCTGGCCATCTACTTCGTCAGCAAGATGGGCGCGCCTACCGCTGGTATGTTGCAGCGCTTCGAAGCGGCGGAAAAAGATTTCCGTCTGAACCAGTAA
- a CDS encoding DUF2165 family protein, with protein sequence MTTRYAKIAMTLALAAFAVLTVFNNLTDYSSNFNFVHHVLSMDTTFPDNAARYRAIDQPWMWHGAYWLIILGEAMTAGLLGYGALKLWQARKAAGVVFSQAKRWTIVGLTMGFFVWFFGFMVVGGEWFLMWQSEIWNGQDAAFRFYMAILGVLIFLNQPDTDIH encoded by the coding sequence ATGACAACTCGCTACGCCAAAATAGCAATGACCCTGGCGCTCGCCGCATTCGCTGTCCTGACCGTGTTCAATAACCTCACGGACTACAGCTCCAATTTCAATTTCGTCCATCACGTCTTGAGCATGGACACTACTTTCCCCGACAACGCCGCCCGGTATCGGGCCATCGACCAGCCATGGATGTGGCACGGCGCCTACTGGCTGATCATCCTCGGCGAAGCAATGACGGCGGGCTTGCTGGGCTACGGCGCGCTGAAACTGTGGCAGGCCCGCAAGGCCGCGGGCGTGGTGTTCTCACAGGCCAAGCGGTGGACCATCGTCGGTTTGACGATGGGCTTCTTCGTCTGGTTTTTTGGCTTCATGGTGGTCGGTGGCGAATGGTTCCTGATGTGGCAATCAGAGATCTGGAATGGCCAGGACGCCGCCTTCAGGTTCTACATGGCGATACTGGGCGTATTGATCTTCCTCAACCAGCCCGATACCGACATTCATTGA
- a CDS encoding type VI secretion system tip protein VgrG, whose protein sequence is MFAPANQPRFTLTLDSGPNELEVLEFKGKEAISQPYCFDLELVSERPDLALEELLHRQAFLAFDDQGRGIHGQVYGVAQGDSGKRLTRYQISLVPRLAYLRHRINRRIFQRLTVPAIIARVLKDHGIQGDAFRFSLIGQYPEREYCVQFGESDLAFIERICAEVGIHYHFQHSPEGHLLVFGDDQTVFPRLPKPTVYLPGSGLAADEPAIKRLAVRLQTRTTGVTLRDYDFSKPSLLLQTSLNDQRQPALEDYRYPGQFSDREHGRYLARRALERHGADYRLAEGRSDQAAFVSGHFMHINGHPRAQWNDLWLLTEVIHRGRQSQVLEETADTSPDEFQGYSNTFLATPWEVFFRPPLHHEKPPAHGYQPAVVTGPVDSEIHCDEFGRVKVQLVWDRDGKRDEHSSCWLRVASGWAHDRYGAVLIPRVGMEVLVGFIDGDVDKPLVVGCLPNGANPLPLDLPADKTRSIWRSQSSPGGGGYNELRIEDRKGAEEIYLRAQRNWTQHVLHDQRVQVDHERSVVVTGTARHELKADEQRVTHGRRQAEVRLDDHLLVAGERHIRVTSQALSASQHFHVRAGQQVVLDGGVSATIQAGGHWINIGADGIFSSVPIKVGGGLMAAMSVAPGSPGFTEKSVAAAAPLFLAQILSLQGHAPFCEECERCKNGVCAMPTTSGKPFDIQGRP, encoded by the coding sequence ATGTTCGCGCCTGCCAACCAACCGCGTTTCACGCTGACCCTCGACAGCGGGCCGAATGAACTCGAGGTGCTTGAGTTCAAGGGCAAGGAAGCCATCAGTCAGCCCTATTGCTTTGATCTGGAGCTGGTCAGCGAGCGGCCCGACCTGGCACTGGAAGAACTGCTGCACCGTCAGGCCTTTCTGGCTTTCGATGATCAGGGCCGTGGCATACACGGCCAGGTCTACGGCGTGGCCCAAGGGGATTCGGGCAAGCGCCTGACCCGTTACCAGATCAGCCTGGTACCGCGCCTGGCTTATCTGCGTCATCGCATCAACCGGAGAATTTTCCAGCGTCTGACTGTGCCAGCGATCATCGCCCGGGTGTTGAAGGATCATGGCATCCAGGGCGATGCCTTCCGGTTCAGCCTCATCGGGCAATACCCCGAGCGTGAATATTGTGTGCAGTTCGGTGAAAGCGATCTGGCCTTCATCGAGCGAATTTGCGCCGAGGTCGGCATCCATTACCACTTCCAGCACAGCCCTGAAGGCCACTTGCTAGTGTTTGGTGATGACCAGACGGTGTTTCCCCGTTTGCCCAAGCCGACAGTGTATTTGCCGGGCAGCGGCCTGGCGGCTGACGAACCGGCGATCAAGCGCCTGGCTGTGCGGCTCCAGACTCGAACCACGGGTGTGACGCTGCGCGACTACGATTTCAGCAAACCCAGCCTGTTGTTGCAGACGAGCCTCAATGATCAGCGGCAACCGGCGCTGGAGGACTATCGCTACCCTGGTCAGTTCTCCGACCGCGAACATGGCCGGTACCTGGCCCGACGCGCACTCGAACGCCATGGTGCCGATTACCGGCTGGCCGAGGGCCGCAGCGATCAGGCCGCATTCGTCAGCGGGCATTTCATGCACATCAATGGGCACCCCCGGGCGCAGTGGAATGATCTGTGGCTGCTCACGGAAGTCATCCACCGTGGTCGCCAGTCGCAAGTGCTCGAAGAAACGGCCGACACCAGCCCGGATGAATTCCAGGGTTACAGCAATACCTTCCTGGCCACCCCATGGGAGGTGTTCTTCCGTCCCCCCTTGCACCACGAAAAACCGCCGGCCCACGGTTATCAGCCGGCAGTGGTGACTGGGCCTGTCGACAGCGAGATCCATTGCGATGAATTCGGCCGGGTCAAAGTACAACTGGTCTGGGATCGCGATGGCAAACGTGACGAACATTCCAGTTGCTGGCTGCGGGTGGCTTCCGGTTGGGCTCACGATCGCTACGGCGCGGTGCTGATCCCCCGGGTCGGTATGGAAGTATTGGTGGGTTTCATCGATGGCGACGTGGACAAGCCTCTGGTGGTGGGTTGCCTGCCGAACGGCGCCAACCCGCTGCCACTGGATCTGCCGGCGGACAAGACCCGCAGCATATGGCGCAGCCAGAGCAGCCCCGGCGGAGGCGGTTATAACGAATTGCGCATCGAAGATCGCAAGGGGGCCGAGGAGATCTACCTGCGAGCCCAGCGCAACTGGACCCAGCATGTGTTGCATGACCAGCGGGTGCAAGTCGATCACGAGCGTAGCGTTGTCGTCACCGGTACGGCACGGCATGAGCTCAAGGCCGATGAACAACGCGTCACCCACGGTCGGCGCCAGGCCGAAGTCAGGCTGGACGACCACTTGCTGGTGGCCGGCGAGCGGCACATCCGCGTGACCAGCCAGGCCCTCAGCGCCAGCCAGCATTTTCACGTCCGTGCGGGGCAGCAAGTGGTCTTGGACGGTGGCGTCAGTGCGACCATCCAGGCCGGCGGGCATTGGATCAACATTGGTGCGGACGGGATTTTCAGCAGCGTCCCCATTAAGGTCGGTGGTGGGCTGATGGCGGCCATGAGCGTGGCGCCAGGTTCACCTGGCTTTACCGAGAAATCTGTCGCTGCGGCGGCTCCACTTTTCCTCGCGCAAATTCTCAGCCTGCAAGGCCACGCACCGTTTTGCGAGGAGTGTGAGCGTTGTAAAAACGGCGTCTGCGCAATGCCGACGACCTCTGGCAAGCCTTTTGATATTCAGGGGCGTCCATGA
- a CDS encoding DUF4123 domain-containing protein: MTTDQSPRAWLERHPLQASEQLFAILSSASTAAPLTAWKRSMTSAPSPIWADTPYADWESLMPFVGLVAVDSEFLDWVAATDAHDWGWLAVSSAGQETLAEHLRGLTQVLLPGGKPVFFRFWDGRFLRPILQSAAVDVGQLLPVISRCLVNGHSLEVMGSPRRPPRAFPWWEVPDVLLKTGGGNSTDCLLNNLLQWLSEEHPYLFERVDERILRRKIAHFLETPGLAQAPKAQLQAYLVQELD, encoded by the coding sequence ATGACTACCGATCAATCTCCCCGCGCTTGGTTGGAGCGGCACCCTTTGCAGGCATCCGAGCAGCTTTTCGCTATCCTCAGCAGCGCCAGTACCGCCGCGCCGTTGACGGCCTGGAAGCGCTCGATGACGTCGGCGCCCAGCCCGATCTGGGCCGATACGCCTTACGCCGATTGGGAATCGCTCATGCCCTTTGTAGGGCTTGTCGCTGTCGACAGTGAGTTTCTTGATTGGGTGGCGGCCACCGACGCCCACGATTGGGGCTGGCTGGCTGTGTCTTCTGCCGGCCAGGAAACCCTTGCCGAACATCTGCGTGGGCTCACGCAGGTTCTATTACCCGGTGGCAAGCCGGTTTTTTTCCGCTTTTGGGATGGGCGCTTTTTGCGACCGATCCTGCAATCGGCAGCGGTCGACGTCGGGCAGCTTTTGCCAGTCATCAGTCGTTGCCTGGTCAACGGTCATTCGCTTGAGGTGATGGGAAGTCCCCGGCGGCCGCCTCGGGCTTTTCCTTGGTGGGAAGTGCCCGACGTGCTGCTGAAAACAGGGGGTGGGAATTCGACGGATTGCCTGCTGAATAACCTGCTGCAATGGTTGAGCGAGGAACATCCGTACCTGTTCGAACGGGTCGACGAGCGTATCCTGCGGCGCAAGATCGCACACTTCCTCGAGACCCCCGGGCTGGCCCAGGCGCCAAAGGCGCAATTGCAGGCGTATCTGGTGCAAGAGCTGGACTGA
- a CDS encoding 23S rRNA (adenine(2030)-N(6))-methyltransferase RlmJ codes for MNYRHAFHAGNHADVFKHLTLTRLIALMSRKEQPFAYLDTHAGIGLYDLQGDQANRTGEYLEGIARLWGQDDLPPLTADYMKVLHEMNPDGQLRYYPGSPELARRLTRPQDRVLLNEKHPEDGVLLKDNMQGDRRVKVHLGEGWHVPRALLPVPEKRAVMLIDPPFEQLDEMQRCAASLKEAIGRMRQTVAAIWYPVKDQRMLRRFYQDLAGTGAPKLLRVELLVHPLATPNSLNGSGLAIANPPWGLEEELRELLPWLSKKLGQTQGGWQMDWLIAES; via the coding sequence ATGAACTATCGCCACGCCTTCCACGCCGGCAATCACGCCGATGTGTTCAAACACCTGACCTTGACCCGCCTCATTGCCTTGATGTCGCGCAAGGAGCAGCCCTTCGCCTACCTCGATACCCACGCGGGCATCGGGCTGTATGACCTGCAGGGCGATCAGGCCAATCGGACCGGTGAATACCTGGAAGGCATCGCGCGGTTGTGGGGCCAGGATGATCTGCCACCGCTGACTGCCGATTACATGAAGGTGCTGCACGAGATGAACCCGGACGGGCAATTGCGCTACTACCCGGGTTCACCGGAGCTGGCGCGGCGCCTGACCCGGCCGCAGGATCGGGTACTGCTCAATGAGAAACACCCCGAAGACGGCGTGCTGCTCAAGGACAACATGCAGGGCGACCGTCGGGTGAAGGTTCATCTGGGCGAAGGTTGGCATGTCCCGCGTGCGTTACTGCCGGTGCCGGAGAAACGAGCGGTGATGCTGATCGATCCACCCTTTGAACAACTTGACGAGATGCAGCGCTGCGCCGCTTCTCTGAAAGAAGCCATTGGTCGTATGCGCCAGACGGTAGCGGCGATCTGGTACCCGGTGAAGGACCAGCGGATGTTGCGCCGTTTCTACCAGGACCTGGCCGGCACTGGGGCGCCGAAGCTGTTGCGGGTGGAGTTGCTGGTGCACCCGTTGGCCACACCCAATAGTTTGAACGGCTCCGGCCTGGCGATTGCCAATCCGCCGTGGGGGCTGGAGGAAGAGTTGCGTGAGCTGCTGCCGTGGTTGTCGAAAAAGCTCGGGCAGACCCAGGGTGGCTGGCAGATGGATTGGTTGATTGCTGAAAGCTGA
- the msrA gene encoding peptide-methionine (S)-S-oxide reductase MsrA, translating into MVLRSEILVNKNVLPTQEQALPGRETPMTVPEKHFVHDAPLLGPFAMDVDFAIFGLGCFWGAERKFWQREGVVSTAVGYAGGFTPNPTYEEVCSGLTGHSEVVLVVYEPAKVSYEELLKMFWELHNPTQGMRQGNDIGTQYRSVIYATNPAQLAAAKHSEQVFQAELTKAGKGTITTEIDEAPTFYFAEAYHQQYLAKNPEGYCGIGGTGVTCPI; encoded by the coding sequence ATGGTCTTGCGCTCGGAAATTCTGGTGAACAAAAACGTGCTCCCTACTCAAGAACAAGCTTTGCCTGGCCGCGAAACCCCAATGACCGTGCCGGAAAAACACTTCGTCCACGATGCGCCGCTGCTGGGCCCGTTTGCCATGGACGTGGATTTCGCGATCTTCGGCCTGGGCTGTTTCTGGGGTGCGGAGCGCAAGTTCTGGCAGCGCGAAGGCGTGGTCAGTACGGCGGTGGGTTACGCCGGGGGTTTTACGCCGAACCCGACGTATGAGGAGGTCTGCTCCGGCCTTACCGGCCACAGCGAAGTGGTACTGGTGGTCTACGAACCGGCAAAGGTCAGCTATGAGGAGCTTCTGAAGATGTTCTGGGAACTGCACAACCCGACCCAGGGTATGCGCCAGGGCAATGACATTGGCACCCAATACCGTTCGGTCATCTATGCCACCAACCCGGCACAACTGGCCGCGGCCAAGCACAGCGAGCAAGTATTCCAGGCGGAGTTGACCAAGGCTGGCAAAGGCACCATCACCACCGAAATCGACGAAGCGCCGACGTTCTACTTCGCCGAGGCCTATCACCAGCAATACCTGGCGAAGAACCCTGAAGGCTATTGCGGGATTGGCGGTACGGGCGTGACTTGCCCGATCTGA